In Topomyia yanbarensis strain Yona2022 chromosome 2, ASM3024719v1, whole genome shotgun sequence, one DNA window encodes the following:
- the LOC131682907 gene encoding uncharacterized protein LOC131682907 isoform X3 has protein sequence MDFSKKVKKNGLFYYRRKKLLAKWAKENRSTLTASLKSAHQQSSDTDGIVNATTIILKKPVSPGELPSGRLSPQHNSNFDEDSDQEDLTIEFTNTDGESVTCGDYDDLLHYDEIDDMSLPECIRFWALKTNQSHESINLIMDIIRRKTDGKQLPRSARTLLKTSRNATASIVDIQGGQYWYNGLRNCLVDFFRNLEHPLCISININIDGIPIYKSSKSQFWPILFNIYEIPEAKPMTIAIFFGSSKPESSEEFLRPFVNELRNVLTQGISVKGHYITVHLRCFICDAPARAFIKGVFGFNSKKWMFEVRM, from the exons ATGGATTTTTCGAAGAAGGTTAAAAAAAATGGACTATTTTATTACCGTCGTAAGAAATTACTTGCTAAATGGGCTAAGGAGAACCGATCAACTCTAACAG CATCTCTCAAAAGCGCTCACCAACAATCGTCAGATACAGACGGAATAGTAAACGCTACAACTATAATATTAAAGAAACCTGTAAGCCCTGGTGAACTACCTTCCGGGAGACTGTCTCCACAGCACAACTCCAATTTCGACGAGGATAGCGATCAGGAAGATCTTACCATTGAGTTCACAAATACTGACGGAGAATCTGTAACCTGTGGTGATTATGATGATCTTCTGCATTATGATGAAATCGACGATATGAGCCTACCAGAATGCATCAGATTTTGGGCACTTAAAACGAATCAATCTCACGAGTCAATTAATTTGATCATGGACATCATAAGAAGGAAGACCGATGGAAAACAATTACCTCGTTCTGCAAGAACTCTTTTGAAAACATCTCGAAACGCAACGGCGAGTATAGTTGACATTCAAGGTGGTCAATATTGGTACAATGGACTTCGTAATTGCTTGGTCGATTTTTTTCG cAATTTAGAACATCCACTCTGCATTtccataaacataaacatcgaTGGAATCCCAATTTACAAGAGCAGCAaatctcaattttggccaattttATTCAATATCTACGAGATTCCGGAAGCTAAACCAATGACCATTGCTATATTTTTTGGTTCTTCGAAGCCTGAGAGTTCAGAAGAATTTTTGCGGCCATTCGTAAACGAACTAAGGAATGTGCTGACTCAAGGAATTTCCGTAAAAGGTCATTATATAACAGTCCATTTGAGATGTTTCATATGCGATGCACCAGCACGTGCATTCATTAAAG GCGTTTTCGGATTTAATTCAAAAAAATGGATGTTTGAAGTGCGTATGTGA
- the LOC131682907 gene encoding uncharacterized protein LOC131682907 isoform X1 — protein sequence MHQHVHSLKAFSDLIQKNGCLKCVCEGEYSYESRTVVFTSLNSAKRTDREFRMHSYDRHHKTVTPLLDVPNMDLIQDVIVGDRLHLIDLGVMKRLLNGWRDGSLGFDTKLSSQKISDFSTMLCSIQLPSEIHRKPRGLDYLSHWKGTEFSNFLHYSSIVVLKQYLPDVAYQHFLLFFCSITMLSSNTYRANWHVARKMLETFLSDFMTIYGEQFITSNLHNLQHIVDEVEVFGPLSTFAAYPFENGLQRMKHLIRSGWKSLEQVINRLSEVDSHEYYRMQPSRIRKYPSIATSGDSIRVHVKDGFILSTLYRNGWFLTNNNQVVRFVNVLKSPKIIIFGKILEEKRNFFSDPVESSVLHVFTGNIHSLSANEFQFACEDIKCKLVAVMSVNDHVFIPLLHTLE from the exons ATGCACCAGCACGTGCATTCATTAAAG GCGTTTTCGGATTTAATTCAAAAAAATGGATGTTTGAAGTGCGTATGTGAAGGAGAATATTCATATGAATCTCGGACTGTTGTATTCACTTCATTAAATAGTGCTAAACGAACCGACCGTGAATTTCGAATGCATTCATATGATCGTCATCATAAGACTGTCACTCCTCTTCTCGATGTTCCAAATATGGATTTAATCCAAGATGTTATTGTTGGAGACAGGTTACACCTAATTGATTTAGGGGTTATGAAACGTTTGCTTAATGGATGGAGAGATGGCTCCCTTGGATTTGACACGAAGTTATCTTCCCAGAAAATTTCCGATTTCTCAACTATGTTATGTAGTATTCAATTACCGTCTGAAATTCATCGCAAACCACGTGGATTAGATTATCTTTCACATTGGAAAGGAACGGAATTCAGTAACTTTTTGCACTATTCAAGCATTGTTGTGTTGAAACAATATCTCCCAGACGTTGCCTATCAacatttccttctatttttTTGCTCCATAACTATGCTGTCATCAAATACATATAGAGCAAACTGGCATGTGGCTAGAAAGATGCTAGAAACATTTTTATCAGATTTCATGACCATTTATGGAGAACAATTTATCACTAGTAATTTACATAACCTTCAACATATTGTAGATGAGGTGGAAGTTTTCGGTCCATTAAGCACGTTTGCGGCATATCCTTTCGAGAATGGACTACAACGGATGAAACACTTGATTCGCAGTGGGTGGAAGAGCCTTGAACAAGTTATCAACAGATTATCGGAAGTGGATTCACATGAATACTACAGGATGCAACCATCAAGAATACGGAAGTATCCGTCAATAGCCACATCAGGTGATTCCATAAGAGTCCATGTGAAAGATGGATTTATCTTGAGTACACTGTACAGAAATGGGTGGTTCTTGACAAACAACAATCAAGTTGTTCGGTttgtaaatgttttaaaatcacccaaaattattatttttggaaaaattctcgaagaaaaaagaaatttcttCTCAGATCCTGTGGAATCATCTGTGCTGCACGTATTCACAGGAAATATACATAGTTTATCCGCAAATGAGTTTCAATTTGCATGTGAAGATATTAAATGCAAATTAGTCGCAGTCATGTCTGTTAATGATCATGTGTTTATTCCACTACTACACACACTTGAATAG
- the LOC131682907 gene encoding uncharacterized protein LOC131682907 isoform X2 has protein sequence MHSYDRHHKTVTPLLDVPNMDLIQDVIVGDRLHLIDLGVMKRLLNGWRDGSLGFDTKLSSQKISDFSTMLCSIQLPSEIHRKPRGLDYLSHWKGTEFSNFLHYSSIVVLKQYLPDVAYQHFLLFFCSITMLSSNTYRANWHVARKMLETFLSDFMTIYGEQFITSNLHNLQHIVDEVEVFGPLSTFAAYPFENGLQRMKHLIRSGWKSLEQVINRLSEVDSHEYYRMQPSRIRKYPSIATSGDSIRVHVKDGFILSTLYRNGWFLTNNNQVVRFVNVLKSPKIIIFGKILEEKRNFFSDPVESSVLHVFTGNIHSLSANEFQFACEDIKCKLVAVMSVNDHVFIPLLHTLE, from the coding sequence ATGCATTCATATGATCGTCATCATAAGACTGTCACTCCTCTTCTCGATGTTCCAAATATGGATTTAATCCAAGATGTTATTGTTGGAGACAGGTTACACCTAATTGATTTAGGGGTTATGAAACGTTTGCTTAATGGATGGAGAGATGGCTCCCTTGGATTTGACACGAAGTTATCTTCCCAGAAAATTTCCGATTTCTCAACTATGTTATGTAGTATTCAATTACCGTCTGAAATTCATCGCAAACCACGTGGATTAGATTATCTTTCACATTGGAAAGGAACGGAATTCAGTAACTTTTTGCACTATTCAAGCATTGTTGTGTTGAAACAATATCTCCCAGACGTTGCCTATCAacatttccttctatttttTTGCTCCATAACTATGCTGTCATCAAATACATATAGAGCAAACTGGCATGTGGCTAGAAAGATGCTAGAAACATTTTTATCAGATTTCATGACCATTTATGGAGAACAATTTATCACTAGTAATTTACATAACCTTCAACATATTGTAGATGAGGTGGAAGTTTTCGGTCCATTAAGCACGTTTGCGGCATATCCTTTCGAGAATGGACTACAACGGATGAAACACTTGATTCGCAGTGGGTGGAAGAGCCTTGAACAAGTTATCAACAGATTATCGGAAGTGGATTCACATGAATACTACAGGATGCAACCATCAAGAATACGGAAGTATCCGTCAATAGCCACATCAGGTGATTCCATAAGAGTCCATGTGAAAGATGGATTTATCTTGAGTACACTGTACAGAAATGGGTGGTTCTTGACAAACAACAATCAAGTTGTTCGGTttgtaaatgttttaaaatcacccaaaattattatttttggaaaaattctcgaagaaaaaagaaatttcttCTCAGATCCTGTGGAATCATCTGTGCTGCACGTATTCACAGGAAATATACATAGTTTATCCGCAAATGAGTTTCAATTTGCATGTGAAGATATTAAATGCAAATTAGTCGCAGTCATGTCTGTTAATGATCATGTGTTTATTCCACTACTACACACACTTGAATAG